DNA sequence from the Kazachstania africana CBS 2517 chromosome 4, complete genome genome:
CTACCTCAAAAGATGGGAACTACGCACTGTATTCacaattaaatttttttttttcactacCACGGAATCAATGAACAAAATACTATTTTTAGCTTTGGCAAACTCTTCATGCCATTATGCAGCAGACTCTGTGAAAAGCAAATCGAGTGCGTTCATTACAGTTACTAGCTTGGTACTATTGTAGTACTCTTCCTACTCGGGGAGGGGGGACGGTTATTCTATAATCCTTAATTGATTCGGTCAATTCGAGGTTTTTTTAAttagttttttttcttgtcacaaagaaaaatatcactTGGTGCAgacatttcaattttcatttatattGATCTTATGCCATTAGTTTAGGATTAGTACCAATTCTGAAACAACTTTGGGAGTACCTTTCCAGTCCATTCGCTATAACAAACCTGTTCTATAAGAGCTATAAGAGGAACAGTAAAAAGTAAATAAGTACATCAAGATGGGAAATGTGTCGAGAGCAGTTGGTTGTGCTGTAGGAATTCCTTGTGGTGTTGGTGTCATACTGGCGCTAATACTATGGGCAAGATTACAAAGAAGATTTAGaaaggaagaaataaaagataaagaccttgaaaatgaaatctaTAATGAAGACTCACTaattaatatcaataatataaatacgTGGAAAGTTGATTACCTAGAAACTACAAATAAGACAAGCAATTCGGTAGACTCTTCGGAAGATTCTGTCtctgatgaaaagaaaggtGTAGAAAATATAGCAATGAGTTCATATGTTCCTGCGTATCGTAAAAACATTCAAACTTTCCATTTAAATGGTGCAAAACATTATTATAAACCTATAGATTCAAACCCAAGAGAGCTTCATAATAACGATGCAGATAGCCACCCGGAACATGGCAGAAAATTGAGTGTATATGATCAAATGGTACCGATAATATCAGATAAGTTGTACGACAGTTATTCagaaaatacaataataattacACATGACAACcaatcaaatatatcgGGTCAGACAAAAGAGGGTCTTATTAAGAATTTATATAGCCAAGACTTTGGTTCATACTATCCTCGTAAGTCTACGACGTCACTGACGGCAAAGACAAATACTATTTTTCCATCATCGAATGTTTCAACTACTACAATAGAAAGTACATCAGTTGATCCAGCATTAGTCCCATCAATAATAAGCCAACTGAAGGCTGCAAATAATGACAATCAAGCATCTCTAATACAAGAGGAGGACCAATATGAAAACGAATTTACCAATTATgcagaaaataaaagagaatttattagaaatttaACACCAAAAGTGGATTGACAATTTACAATATACTTTTTGTACCTTCACTTATTTacataaaaatatttatatatattcacaAATCAATTTATGGTTAAATTTTCTGTAAGAAGATCATATTTCTGATCGTCAACAGTTAAACTCCATTCATGAATTAGGAATTCCTCATTATGATTATTTCTGTCAGCAATCAATTTGATAGTTCCTACCTTGTCTTTAGTTCCCttaatataaaatttaatatcGACCTTTCCAGCCACTGGATTCAATTTCCCATAGACCCAAGGAACCAAGCCatcaaattgaatattttcacCTAAGATATTACGTGTAATATTAGATCCACGTAACTGATGTAACGTCGTATCTATAATTGGATTCTGTGTCTTTTCATAGTTGAAAATTAGAGACAGAGTGAGAGCCATTGTTACAGAAAACCCCACCAATTGCCACATATGTTTTTTACGATCAGCAAAAGGATTTGGCAATTCTCGTTCTATTCTCAATGGGGGCTTCTCTACATTGAGACGAGCACCTGTGGTAATAAAACTTCGTGAGTAAACAGAATTGCTTGACTTAAGCAATGCCAGAATGTTACTAGATTGCTTTGATCTCGATAGCGTTCTTAGCATCGTTGATTTGTTATAGAGATGTTGTTTTCGAGGattataatttcaataataacatcTCCCtaataaatatgaaatttcaaaattgcGAGACGATCTTCTCCAGTATTACagaacaacaacaacaacaacaatcaAGAAAACATCGACAACCATCATAGATAATGACTCTTGTATGTGTGAAGGGGAGATTTTCAACATTATagattgaaagattttatACTAACGTGTGCATCATAAAACAGCTGGGGAAAACCGTTCACATCACGGCTGATCTGATTCTGGTAGCAACTTGTCTGGCAGGCATAAGAAGAAATACGGGACTGACGCCAAATTTAAGATATGTAAAGAATGACTCAATAAGAGATTATACGGCTCGATATTTGAAGTTCGGTGAATCCTGCTATGATTATTCTGTGGCAAAGATTGGTGcgtcaaaatatttctcaaGGAAGTAGAAAATACAACTTAAAAACAATGAACGCATTAAGAAAGTCTCGTTACTAATATTGTAATGCTATATAAGGATATGCTCATCATAATTAGCACCATAGAGTCGAAGAAGACGACGAGATGGAGATGTATGATTCGGATTGTTACTATTTGATCATAACGAAAATATTATTGCAACTGGCTCGATCCATAAACAGATATagatttctcttttctaTTTTGCTATATAGATTCTATTAGAACCACAACTGCACCAAATCTGCATACTAATTGACTTGTTCAACATCGTGATGGCTTAAAATTTAAGAGGCGAATACATTTTTAGAACGGGATCAAATCATATAACTAGCATATATGCTCGAAAACGGTTCATAAATAGGACGACCTAAGACACACCAAAGAGGTAGCTTTCACGGTCTGTAAACACtcatttcaataaagaCTTATGATAGTGTGATGGAATCCATTAGTTTACAGCATCTCGTAGCAAATAGTGATGAACTGACCAAATTAGTTGTATCTATTTATAACAGTAAGATAAAACCGATTTATAAGCAGCTGCTGACGCTGAGACCGATAGATCTACTAGAATATACCGAACAGTTATTCGAGTATTTTCTAAAGGGTAATACAGATTCTTTAGATTCTTTCATAATTGGCTATTTCTATATCAGTTTGGTTATACCGACCTCCCATGCAATGATAAAATCCAGTAATAACGATTATATTGCTATTTATCAggatttgaagaaatattacGAGTCACAGCCCAACCTAAGTGATCTTCTGTTCATAATTAGGAGCGAatcagaaaatattttgcagAGTTTTGACGTAGATGCTCCTTCTTCTCATTCCCAACACGAGGAAGACAATACTGCTGATTCATCAACAACTATATGGCAAGCCCCATTTCTAGAGCCGAATGACCAGCTAAAACTTGCGATAATTTCATCAGAGTCTGAATTAGAGTCCGAAACTGAGGTTGAGGCTGAAATTGACATTAATGCAAATGAGAGCAAATATACGAACTTTATTAATGACAAGACGATTAACGACGAAGATACATATTTGAAGCACCTTTATGAAGAATGCTTCATTACTCCACATGAATTATTCTCAATATTATCGAACCCTTCTGACAGATTAAAAATACTGATTATTGATTTGAGGTTATCGcgatatttcaatttacaaACTATTAGATCACCAAACTTGATTAAATTTGATCCCATAGAACTTTGGAACAATCGTGATCAGACACCTGTTCTACATAGAACCAGTTTGTTTTCAAATCCacttttccaaaaaattgactTATTCTCCTACATTATTATCTACTCTGACAACGAGACAACAACCGCTTTTGAATCGTTTGAATATaatttcagttttttcaaactACTAATGTCGTCTTCTATGAAAGTGACCCCCAATTTCCTATTAGGTGGTTTTGAGAAATGGGAACAATTAATTTCGAGCTACTCAGAACAGTATGGTATCGAAACTAGTAACTATATCTTCaccaataataaaagattcACAGAGCCACCATCGTGGAATCCCCCACCTGTACCTCATGAGATTAGGAAAAGGCCACCTCCACCTCCACCACCCAACTTACCTTCGCGTACATATAGTACAAGGCATACTCAAGGATATCGagaacaacaacaacaacaacaacaacacCATCATAACCATCGTCCTAAAAGAATAGTAACCCGATATACCAAATATGGCCTACCGCATTTGCCGCACTCATCAAATCTATACGTCCAGTTATCAATAAGCGGCCTTCGAAACCTTGGTAACACATGCTATATCAATAGCATGTTACAATGCTTATTTGCAACGACCGCCTTCAGGAATCTATTTTTAAGCAACAGATACAAGGAATATATTGGGACTAAGGTAGACCCACATCTTTCAAActcttttcatattttaTTCAGAAAGATGTATTTGAACGGGGGTTGTGCTGTTATACCTGTTCTATTTCTAAAGACATGCAATTTTCTCAGGCCTGATTTAAGGATACCTGATGTACAGCAAGATACCCAAGAGTTTCTTATTTTACTTCTTGATCAGCTAcataatgaattaaaatctAATCAAGACAGGCTAGTCAGCGAACATCCAGATTTAATTGAATATGATACTGATAGTATGGATGTTGAAAATGCCAATGAATACAAAAAATGGTTCGCAGAGTCATTAGAAAATGAGGGGCTTTCGCTGATacatgaaattttccaagGCCAATTAGAGAACTCACTTGAATGCCAGCGTTGTAATTATACTTCAACGAATTATTCAAACTTCTGTACCCTATCACTCTCAATTCCAaacaagagaagaaaatttagaaaactTGTAGACTTGGAAGATTGCATATCATtgtttattgaaaatgaaatgttaACGGGTGAAAATGCCTGGAATTGTCCAAAATGTTCCAGTAgttcaaataataacacATCTAAACGTAAGAGCAGAggctttttcaaattttctaagCATAAAAATAGGTCTCACAACGACTTGACATTTTCAGAATATAACCATAATAGTAGTAGCGATGATGTTAAGTTTAGTAAGAAGAAGTTAGTCACCAGAAAATCGACAAGTTTTATAAAACTACCAAATCTTTTGATCATTCatctttcaagattttcTATGAGTGGCTTGCTAGATAAGAATAACACAGACATAGCATATCCAGCAATCCTGACAATAACTTTgaagaacaaagaaaagtGCAGATTCAAACTATATGGTGTAGTGAATCATTTTggtaatttgaataatggaCATTATACCTCTTTAATCAATAAGGAACCATCGCATGACCTGAATCCACAACGTCAAAAATGGTTTTATTTTGACGATGAAACTGTTAAGCAACAGttcaattattttgatCTCGATAAGAATGTGAATAGAATATCGAGTAGCGACGTATATGTTTTATTTTACGAAAAGATAATAGAATAGcatatctttttttattgaattatctgatttatatatacatatttttttagtCATTATATTTACTCATGAATTATTACACACGGACGACaatcatttatttttaaaaacaTAAATCTGAGAAGGGAATTATTGATCATACTCCAAAAgttttgatatatttaatggtgttttcaatttctttatgTCTTCTACTTTCGTCCCAGTTTAACTCATCTCCCATAATCTTGACAGTACCTTCTACAGCATGTACAGCCTCCTTTGCATCTAAGAAAGCAAATCTAGACCGTCTCATTAAGAAATCCAATGCAGTTATTGCATACTCATAATTGACAGAGTATTTGACCTCACCGACAGTAAATGGATAGCGGAAGCATTCAAATACGTCGCCTCTTTCATTGTTATAAATTAAATCAtttgcattttcaatttcatcttcatgTTCATTGTAATTTGCTGCTAGAGCAATTGGTAATTTGTTTTTCCTATCCTTTGCATACATTTCACAGATAATTGGGGCTCTTGTACCATAGTTATCAGCCAAATGTTGAGACAATTTACTTGAGAGATGGTATCTTTGTGCCAATAATGCTTGAAGATTTGGATTCCAATTTTCACCACCAGCCAATTTAATATCTCTTGTAATACAAGGCTTAACGTTTGCAAATTTACCAACCTTGATAGCTTCATCGACAGTTTCTTCAGCCATAGCTCTATAGGTAGTCCATTTACCACCTGCAATAGTTACTAAACCATGGTCTGAggtgaaaataaaatgagaTCTAACCAAACCTTGTGTGG
Encoded proteins:
- the AIM20 gene encoding Aim20p (similar to Saccharomyces cerevisiae YIL158W and SKG1 (YKR100C); ancestral locus Anc_5.716); this encodes MGNVSRAVGCAVGIPCGVGVILALILWARLQRRFRKEEIKDKDLENEIYNEDSLININNINTWKVDYLETTNKTSNSVDSSEDSVSDEKKGVENIAMSSYVPAYRKNIQTFHLNGAKHYYKPIDSNPRELHNNDADSHPEHGRKLSVYDQMVPIISDKLYDSYSENTIIITHDNQSNISGQTKEGLIKNLYSQDFGSYYPRKSTTSLTAKTNTIFPSSNVSTTTIESTSVDPALVPSIISQLKAANNDNQASLIQEEDQYENEFTNYAENKREFIRNLTPKVD
- the COA1 gene encoding Coa1p (similar to Saccharomyces cerevisiae YIL157C; ancestral locus Anc_5.715), whose translation is MLRTLSRSKQSSNILALLKSSNSVYSRSFITTGARLNVEKPPLRIERELPNPFADRKKHMWQLVGFSVTMALTLSLIFNYEKTQNPIIDTTLHQLRGSNITRNILGENIQFDGLVPWVYGKLNPVAGKVDIKFYIKGTKDKVGTIKLIADRNNHNEEFLIHEWSLTVDDQKYDLLTENLTIN
- the ATG44 gene encoding mitofissin (similar to Saccharomyces cerevisiae YIL156W-B; ancestral locus Anc_5.714), with the translated sequence MTLLGKTVHITADLILVATCLAGIRRNTGLTPNLRYVKNDSIRDYTARYLKFGESCYDYSVAKIGASKYFSRK
- the UBP7 gene encoding ubiquitin-specific protease UBP7 (similar to Saccharomyces cerevisiae UBP7 (YIL156W) and UBP11 (YKR098C); ancestral locus Anc_5.712), whose amino-acid sequence is MESISLQHLVANSDELTKLVVSIYNSKIKPIYKQLLTLRPIDLLEYTEQLFEYFLKGNTDSLDSFIIGYFYISLVIPTSHAMIKSSNNDYIAIYQDLKKYYESQPNLSDLLFIIRSESENILQSFDVDAPSSHSQHEEDNTADSSTTIWQAPFLEPNDQLKLAIISSESELESETEVEAEIDINANESKYTNFINDKTINDEDTYLKHLYEECFITPHELFSILSNPSDRLKILIIDLRLSRYFNLQTIRSPNLIKFDPIELWNNRDQTPVLHRTSLFSNPLFQKIDLFSYIIIYSDNETTTAFESFEYNFSFFKLLMSSSMKVTPNFLLGGFEKWEQLISSYSEQYGIETSNYIFTNNKRFTEPPSWNPPPVPHEIRKRPPPPPPPNLPSRTYSTRHTQGYREQQQQQQQHHHNHRPKRIVTRYTKYGLPHLPHSSNLYVQLSISGLRNLGNTCYINSMLQCLFATTAFRNLFLSNRYKEYIGTKVDPHLSNSFHILFRKMYLNGGCAVIPVLFLKTCNFLRPDLRIPDVQQDTQEFLILLLDQLHNELKSNQDRLVSEHPDLIEYDTDSMDVENANEYKKWFAESLENEGLSLIHEIFQGQLENSLECQRCNYTSTNYSNFCTLSLSIPNKRRKFRKLVDLEDCISLFIENEMLTGENAWNCPKCSSSSNNNTSKRKSRGFFKFSKHKNRSHNDLTFSEYNHNSSSDDVKFSKKKLVTRKSTSFIKLPNLLIIHLSRFSMSGLLDKNNTDIAYPAILTITLKNKEKCRFKLYGVVNHFGNLNNGHYTSLINKEPSHDLNPQRQKWFYFDDETVKQQFNYFDLDKNVNRISSSDVYVLFYEKIIE